In Primulina huaijiensis isolate GDHJ02 chromosome 4, ASM1229523v2, whole genome shotgun sequence, a genomic segment contains:
- the LOC140974906 gene encoding uncharacterized protein translates to MDFMKIGPPQLTEDENADVAEAWVDIMEHCFRVLHYDEDEKMEVADFMIQGKARKWCKPVSAILVQQHGRIRWEHFRQAFINHHFPAALRRAKEMELLTIKQGDSSIEDYQKRFTDLLPYAPHISENSAAKYSHFLNCFNQEIFDRVSVCDDPTSYEGLVNRCRQAEISIARRKAMQASKSSSLLGPRGQSFKKSASSSSSGSGGVQSFGACFNCGGFGHMKRDCPNLENQSVGGGSMAGSYSRKQSEATVQQKGFPA, encoded by the exons atggatttcatgaagATTGGACCTCCACAGTTGACCGAAGATGAGAATGCTGATGTTGCTGAAGCTTGGGTCGATATCATGGAGCATTGTTTTCGAGTGCTGCACTATGACGAGGACGAGAAGATGGAGGTAGCCGATTTCATGATCCAAGGAAAAGCTCGGAAATGGTGCAAACCTGTTTCTGCCATTCTAGTTCAGCAGCATGGGCGGATTCGTTGGGAACATTTCCGTCAGGCcttcatcaatcatcactttCCGGCAGCTCTTCGTCGAGCGAAGGAGATGGAACTGTTGACCATTAAGCAAGGAGATTCGAGCATTGAGGATTACCAAAAGCGTTTTACGGATCTGTTGCCGTACGCTCCTCACATCAGTGAGAATtctgcagcaaaatattctcactttttgaattgttttaacCAAGAGATTTTTGATCGGGTTTCAGTCTGTGACGATCCTACTTCGTACGAAGGATTAGTAAATCGTTGTCGTCAAGCAGAGATCAGTATTGCTAGGAGGAAGGCTATGCAAGCTAGCAAAAGTTCTAGTTTGTTGGGACCGAGAGGTCAGTCTTTCAAGAAGtctgcatcttcttcttcttcaggtTCTGGAGGGGTGCAAAGCTTTG GTGCTTGTTTCAACTGTGGTGGTTTTGGTCACATGAAGAGGGATTGTCCTAATTTGGAGAATCAGAGTGTAGGCGGAGGTTCTATGGCAGGGTCTTACAGTAGAAAACAGTCTGAGGCCACTGTACAACAGAAAGGTTTTCCTGCTTAA